AGCGCGATTCCTTCTGTATGCAGTTCTGGCACATCCCGTGGCCGAGCTGGGACGGCTACCGGCGGCTCCCACAGCGCGAGGAGCTGCTCGACGGTCTGCTCTCGAACGACCTGCTCGGCTTTCACCTCCCCAGCTACGCCGAGCGCTTTCTCGACTGCGCGGAGCGAGCGCTTGGCGCGACGGTCGACAGGGGATCCGACAGGGTGTGGTACCGCGGGGAGGAGACGACCGTCGGGGCGTTCCCGCTCGGGGTCGACGCCGAGCGTCGCCACGAGCGGGCGCTCACCGTGGGAGACGAGTTCTGGACGTCGTTCAGGAAGGAACACGGGATCGGGCCGGACGAGCAGGTCGTCGTGGGTGTCGACCGGCTGGACTACACGAAGGGGATCCCCGAACGGCTGGCCGCGCTCGAACGGCTCTTCGAGCGTCACCCCGAACGGCGTGGCCGGCTCACCTACGTCCAGAAGGCGGCGGAGAGCCGGACGTCGATCCCCGCCTACCGGCGCCTCGGCCGCACGGTGCGCGACGAGGTCGACCGGATCAACCACCGGTTCGGGACCGCCGACTGGAAACCGATCGTCCACGTCGAGGAGTACCTCGACGAACGGGAGATCGCCGGGCTGTATCGCCACGCCGACTGCGCGCTGGTGAGCCCGGTCTGCGACGGGATGAACCTCGTCGCCATGGAGTACGTCGCCTCGCAGGTCGACAGCCCGGGCGTGCTCGTGCTGAGCGAGCTCGCGGGCGCACACGAACTGCTCGGCGATCACGCGGTGTCGATCAACCCGTACGCGACCGAGGCGTTCGCCGACGCGATCGACTATGCGCTCGAGATGGATGTGTGGGAACGACGCGAGCGGATGGACGCGCTCCGTCGGGTCGTCTTCGAGAACGATCTCGAGGGCTGGATGAACGATATCTTCCGAGCGGCCGCGACGATCCGGGGCTGAGACGTGCGGGGACGGTTCGCCGACGAGGTCACCGACGCGTTCGCGCGGACGCTCACCGGGAACGACGGCCTCCTGTTCTGCACGGACTTCGACGGGACGCTCTCGCCGATCGAGACGGACCCCGACGCCCCGACGCTCCCCCCGGAGAACGAGCGGGCGCTCCGCCGGCTCCGGGATCGGGAGCGGGTTCGCGTCGGCGTCGTCAGCGGACGCGGGCTCTCGGACCTGCG
This region of Halalkalicoccus sp. CGA53 genomic DNA includes:
- a CDS encoding alpha,alpha-trehalose-phosphate synthase (UDP-forming), with protein sequence MSGSIESSEAVKRAEEAARPESLVVVSNRQPYSHDRQGDEISVDEPAGGLTAGLDPVMQTTDGTWIAWGDGAADECVTDEKGRVRVPPDDPSYTLRRLWLTERDVERYYAGYSNQVLWPVCHGANWKVEHAETYFDRYREVNERFAEAVVDAADEGTTVWFQDYHLALAPRRVTGQRDSFCMQFWHIPWPSWDGYRRLPQREELLDGLLSNDLLGFHLPSYAERFLDCAERALGATVDRGSDRVWYRGEETTVGAFPLGVDAERRHERALTVGDEFWTSFRKEHGIGPDEQVVVGVDRLDYTKGIPERLAALERLFERHPERRGRLTYVQKAAESRTSIPAYRRLGRTVRDEVDRINHRFGTADWKPIVHVEEYLDEREIAGLYRHADCALVSPVCDGMNLVAMEYVASQVDSPGVLVLSELAGAHELLGDHAVSINPYATEAFADAIDYALEMDVWERRERMDALRRVVFENDLEGWMNDIFRAAATIRG